Proteins from one Saccharomyces eubayanus strain FM1318 chromosome XI, whole genome shotgun sequence genomic window:
- the PRY2 gene encoding sterol-binding protein has product MKFSKVSLLAASASVALSVPVAVTVTQHVHEAATVMVQGIVYVENGHTLTSLVTEGVPTAPGAPATATATATAPIVVANAQVDNVAPSATQEGTPVVESSVSTQIQVFTTVSTIKSVQATQQAAQDDVTSSSSSTPSTPSTTSATPSTTSTTPSTTSTTSSTTSTTSSTTSTTPSTTSTTSTTPSTTSTTSTTPTTTSTTSATPSSTSTQSTASAAQSSSGSDFATSMVNEHNTKRALHKDTGSLTWSDTLATYAQNYADSYDCSGNLVHSGGAYGENLALGYGTTASVDAWYNEISSYDYSNPGFTEDAGHFTQVVWKGTSQVGCGLKSCGGQWGDYVICSYQNPGNYIGEFAENVMPLA; this is encoded by the coding sequence atgaaATTCTCCAAAGTCTCGCTATTGGCTGCATCTGCATCCGTCGCTTTATCTGTCCCAGTGGCCGTGACCGTCACTCAGCACGTCCATGAAGCTGCCACCGTGATGGTGCAAGGGATCGTGTACGTGGAAAACGGCCACACTCTAACCTCGTTGGTTACCGAGGGTGTTCCCACCGCACCAGGCGCTCCTGCCACTGCCACTGCCACTGCCACTGCTCCTATTGTAGTTGCCAATGCTCAGGTGGACAACGTAGCTCCCTCCGCTACCCAGGAGGGCACACCGGTTGTAGAATCTTCTGTTTCCACACAAATTCAAGTCTTTACCACCGTTTCCACCATTAAATCGGTACAAGCCACCCAGCAGGCCGCCCAGGATGATGTgacttcgtcttcgtcctcGACACCATCAACTCCATCCACCACCTCTGCCACTCCATCCACCACCTCTACCACTCCATCCACCACTTCTACCACTTCATCCACCACTTCTACCACTTCATCCACCACTTCTACCACTCCATCCACCACTTCTACCACTTCTACCACTCCATCCACCACCTCTACTACATCTACCACTCCAACCACCACCTCTACCACCTCTGCCACTCCATCCTCCACCAGCACTCAATCTACCGCCTCAGCCGCCCAATCTTCTTCAGGCTCCGATTTCGCCACGTCAATGGTTAACGAACACAACACGAAGAGAGCTTTGCACAAGGACACAGGCTCGTTGACTTGGTCCGACACCTTGGCTACATATGCGCAAAATTACGCCGACTCCTACGACTGTTCAGGAAACTTGGTCCATTCCGGCGGCGCTTATGGTGAAAATTTGGCACTAGGCTATGGCACAACCGCTTCTGTCGATGCTTGGTACAACGAGATTTCAAGCTACGACTATTCCAACCCAGGTTTCACTGAAGATGCTGGTCATTTCACCCAGGTCGTCTGGAAGGGGACTTCCCAAGTCGGTTGCGGTTTGAAATCTTGTGGTGGCCAATGGGGCGATTACGTCATTTGCTCTTACCAGAACCCTGGTAATTACATTGGCGAATTCGCTGAAAACGTTATGCCATTGGCTTAA
- the YPT52 gene encoding Rab family GTPase YPT52, whose translation MLQFKLVLLGDSSVGKSSIVHRFVKDTFDELRESTIGAAFLSQSITIHPNDGNEANAKGVVVKFEIWDTAGQERYKSLAPMYYRNANAALVVYDITQEDSLQKARNWVDELKNKVGDDDLVIYLLGNKVDLCLGTPDAEISQESNEDGDNEQKVRAISTEEAKQYAQEQGLLFREVSAKTGEGVKDIFQEIGEKLYDLKRDEILSKQNRQINGGNNGQVDIHLQRPSTNDPTSCCS comes from the coding sequence ATGTTGCAATTTAAATTGGTTTTATTAGGTGACTCGTCTGTAGGTAAGTCTTCCATCGTTCATCGTTTTGTTAAGGACACGTTCGACGAATTACGTGAAAGTACGATTGGTGCTGCTTTTCTATCTCAATCGATCACCATTCATCCAAATGATGGTAATGAAGCGAATGCAAAGGGCGTCGTTgtaaaatttgaaatttgggATACCGCTGGCCAAGAAAGATACAAATCATTAGCACCAATGTACTATAGAAACGCCAATGCAGCTTTGGTGGTTTACGATATCACTCAAGAAGATTCATTGCAAAAGGCAAGAAATTGGGTggatgaattgaaaaataaagtaGGCGATGACGACTTGGTCATTTATTTACTAGGGAACAAAGTGGATTTATGTCTAGGGACACCTGATGCTGAAATAAGCCAAGAATCAAACGAAGATGGGGATAATGAACAAAAGGTAAGAGCAATCAGCACAGAAGAAGCGAAACAATATGCACAAGAACAAGGTTTATTGTTTCGAGAAGTGAGTGCCAAAACTGGTGAAGGTGTTAAAGATATTTTCCAGGAGATTGGTGAGAAATTATACGATCTGAAGAGGGACGAGATTTTGTCCAAGCAAAATAGACAGATTAATGGAGGTAATAATGGCCAGGTAGATATTCATTTACAGAGGCCTTCTACCAACGACCCAACCTCCTGTTGCAGTTGA
- the MIC60 gene encoding Mic60p: MLRTTASRQIGLRRGLASINAGTTVASNKASHKFRNTLWTIALSATAFYAGGVIYSQKNEKFGDFFSNNIPFADDLVQTYEHYHDRPSLFLEDSWDNLKAKSSGLVYGLGSRPPTGKSKKEDIEVRKILSLKPLDIEVDNSDPQLKEIINSLNDLIKNLNDSGISVPETKLNSMKKSSENMLANLSQLNETLKEALSKYMLQRTSEVITELNTQYENSKREFEKNLQKNLLQEVDEFKENLTRQKDKELEEKLKANEELLQAKHANEVGLLSITQVKEFNKIIKDKIEKERNGRLAHLEEINSEVSDLSKSIDRSSKILSKNEALVQLTLQVDEIKSRIYNSNLPNVNIDKELSNLKLLSGLFSTFNKKPCCDDGKCCCDKKGGKNENKEKKVPCKCQPKKTSPSLLSAALDELESTCRGNNLLSNEQIYNRWNLLADDFKTASLLPPNSGILGQLSAKVFSLFLFTKTGNSSDATDFDSVYARVGDKLRVSNLNDAVEEVVSLKGWPHKVCEGWIEDARRKLEVQRLVEILDCEIRTL, translated from the coding sequence ATGCTGAGAACGACTGCTTCACGACAAATAGGACTAAGGAGGGGCCTAGCTAGTATAAATGCAGGTACTACTGTCGCATCGAACAAAGCTTCACATAAATTTCGCAATACCTTATGGACTATTGCTTTGTCAGCTACAGCCTTCTATGCTGGAGGCGTTATATATTCccaaaagaatgaaaaatttggggatttcttttctaataATATTCCTTTTGCTGACGATTTGGTGCAAACGTATGAGCATTATCACGATAGGCCATCGTTGTTTTTAGAAGATTCTTGGGACAACTTGAAGGCAAAATCAAGCGGACTAGTTTATGGATTAGGGTCTAGACCACCAACAGGTAAAtctaaaaaggaagacATTGAagtaagaaaaattttatcacTAAAGCCGCTAGATATTGAAGTCGATAATTCTGATCCGCAGCTGAAAGAAATCATAAACTCGCTAAATGATCTCattaaaaatttaaacGATTCCGGAATATCTGTGCCTgaaacaaaattaaactCAATGAAGAAGTCCAGCGAAAATATGCTTGCGAATTTGTCTCAACTTAATGAAACACTAAAGGAAGCCCTATCCAAATATATGCTGCAGAGAACGTCTGAAGTAATCACAGAACTGAATACGCAGTATGAAAATTCGAAGAGGgaattcgaaaaaaatcttcaaaaaaacctgTTGCAAGAAGTGGACGAATTTAAAGAGAACTTgacaagacaaaaagaCAAGGAGTTGGAAGAAAAGCTAAAGGCCAACGAAGAATTGTTACAAGCCAAACATGCAAATGAAGTGGGTTTATTGTCTATCACTCAAGTTAAAGAATTTAATAAGATTATCAAGGACAaaattgagaaagaaagaaatggcAGATTGGCCCATTTAGAGGAAATTAACTCTGAAGTTAGCGATTTGAGTAAGTCCATTGACAGGTCGAGCAAAATTTTGAGCAAAAACGAGGCCCTAGTACAATTAACTCTCCAAGTagatgaaatcaaatcCAGAATTTACAACAGTAACTTGCCTAATGTAAATATTGACAAGGAATTATCCAACTTGAAGCTCCTTTCTGGCcttttttctacttttaaCAAGAAACCTTGTTGTGATGACGGAAAATGTTGTTGTGACAAAAAAGGTGgtaaaaacgaaaacaaagagaagaaagtaCCATGCAAGTGTCAGCCAAAGAAAACCTCTCCATCACTGCTAAGCGCAGCTTTAGATGAACTGGAATCCACCTGTAGGGGCAATAACCTTTTATCTAATGAGCAAATCTACAACAGATGGAACTTGCTAGCGGACGACTTCAAAACTGCCTCTTTATTGCCACCAAATTCTGGTATTTTAGGACAATTAAGCGCAAAAgtcttctctcttttcttgtttacaAAGACAGGTAACTCATCAGATGCTACTGATTTTGATTCTGTTTATGCAAGAGTTGGTGATAAGTTGAGGGTATCTAACCTCAATGATGCTGTAGAAGAAGTTGTTTCCTTGAAGGGCTGGCCTCATAAAGTTTGCGAAGGTTGGATCGAAGatgcaagaagaaaactggAAGTTCAACGCCTGGTAGAAATTCTCGACTGTGAAATAAGGACATTATGA
- the HEL1 gene encoding E3 ubiquitin-protein ligase HEL1, with translation MSSGGEEDHLYTFDENDSDSIELYESQNTSEFTIHGLATPKLTTVISQGSEFDINEDEDGVDTIYEGMLDIPITKSSKRVLCEGSVPNLNYECLTTKGIFERILQRVDHLQPIFAIPSADILILLQHYDWNEERLLEVWTEKMDDLLVELGLSTAANAKKDKDFSLHSRKVEFKDDFACVICCDSKNTETFALECGHEYCINCYRHYIQDKLHEGNIITCMDCSLALKNVDIDKVMGHASSSKLMDSSIKSFVQKHNRNYKWCPFADCKSIIHLRDTSSLPEYTRLHYSPFVKCNSSHRFCFNCGFEVHAPADCKITSAWVKKARKESENLNWVLSHTKECPKCSVNIEKNGGCNHMICSSCKYEFCWICEGPWAPHGKNFFQCTMYKNIEDSKSKNSEDVNKTLKKYTFFYRLFNEHEVSAKLDWNLGQTVGTKVHALQERIGISWIDGQFLSESLKVLNEGRTALKWSFAVAFYSDASHNLTKIFVDNQMLLANAVEFLSELLQIKNPEVIMKRKPEFYNKAGYVENRTTALMECGRELLCKGICKVME, from the coding sequence ATGAGTAGTGGTGGCGAAGAAGATCATTTATATacttttgatgaaaatgactCCGACTCTATTGAACTTTACGAATCTCAAAACACGTCTGAGTTCACCATACATGGACTGGCCACTCCGAAGTTAACTACTGTAATAAGCCAAGGATCCGAGTTCGACatcaatgaagatgaagatgggGTCGATACCATATACGAGGGGATGCTTGACATTCCTATTACGAAAAGCAGTAAAAGAGTACTTTGTGAAGGAAGCGTACCGAACCTCAATTATGAGTGCTTGACCACTAAGGGTATTTTCGAAAGAATACTCCAAAGAGTCGACCATTTGCAACCCATCTTTGCGATCCCGTCTGCAGATATATTGATATTACTACAACATTACGATTGGAACGAAGAGCGTTTATTAGAGGTATGGACCGAAAAAATGGACGATTTGCTTGTAGAGCTTGGTTTAAGCACTGCGGCAAATGCCAAGAAAGATAAAGATTTTAGCTTACACTCCAGAAAAGTGGAATTTAAAGACGATTTCGCTTGTGTTATCTGTTGTGATAGTAAAAACACGGAAACTTTTGCATTAGAATGTGGTCATGAATATTGCATCAACTGTTATCGCCATTATATCCAAGATAAGTTGCATGAGGGAAACATTATTACATGTATGGACTGTTCTCTGGCGTTGAAAAATGTTGATATAGATAAAGTGATGGGACACGCTTCTAGTAGTAAACTGATGGATTCCTCAATCAAAAGTTTCGTTCAAAAACATAATCGTAATTACAAATGGTGCCCATTTGCCGATTGTAAATCTATCATACATTTACGAGATACTTCTTCGTTACCAGAATACACCCGTTTGCATTATTCGCCCTTTGTCAAATGTAATTCGTCTCATAGATTTTGTTTTAACTGTGGATTTGAAGTACATGCCCCAGCAGACTGTAAAATTACCAGCGCTTGGGTTAAGAAGGCCAGAAAAGAatctgaaaatttgaattggGTTTTGTCTCATACTAAAGAATGCCCCAAATGTTCCGtcaatattgaaaaaaatggtggTTGTAACCACATGATTTGCTCGAGCTGTAAATACGAGTTTTGTTGGATTTGTGAAGGCCCATGGGCCCCCCATGGTaagaatttctttcaatgtACGATgtacaaaaatattgagGATAGCAAAAGTAAGAATTCTGAAGACGTCAACAAAACATTGAAGAAGtacacatttttttatagacTATTTAATGAGCATGAGGTTTCAGCCAAATTGGATTGGAACTTGGGGCAAACGGTGGGTACAAAAGTTCATGcattacaagaaagaataGGCATTTCGTGGATCGATGGACAGTTTTTGTCAGAAAGTTTGAAAGTACTAAATGAGGGACGAACAGCATTGAAGTGGTCGTTTGCTGTGGCATTTTATTCGGATGCATCTCACAACTTAACTAAGATCTTTGTTGATAATCAAATGCTTTTGGCAAATGCAGTAGAGTTTCTATCAGAGTTAttacaaataaaaaatccTGAAGTCATTATGAAACGAAAACCTGAGTTCTATAATAAGGCGGGATACGTGGAAAATAGAACTACTGCATTGATGGAATGTGGTAGAGAACTATTATGCAAAGGGATTTGCAAAGTTATGGAATGA
- the IRS4 gene encoding Irs4p: MRLSFNKQRHHGGTTVALTEQGASDSLHAAQAIFQNHSTEGTRPCPPFTVNTNAQTRTSGPSLPRQRQQEQKKARIRTKQVPTIKTTTPNGVELPRAHTPETINRDNAINAAQMAAALAHSQSKLNSDNNHLNSSPVDTIRVSGTPKSSVPLGLHSRSYSRNASNDSLTLGQRTPENDSHENLISPPSSSRRLSSCSGDPTINKESAKFVLKYRPLPPLQPSLTDNSLQNENENMSSVSIDSKYSLNVDTSDVASNRSQTSLSQTINQLSLYESEPSIASSSTTTTANNQGGGLQNLVPNYSSDMRKKKLVSKFKRKVFGAKPKNSSSQYEMDAHDDEHQQQQSSMKFRTTLRKSSVSTNTENDQVKKLGAGNVKYKYNPDSDTYDFYADTDSDSGSDPNQDTLSKPRKRDRIKRKIKKSANKTTHHRPIHRTRNQKFNEDKPWKSHTDITFVTDSERKRYESMWVSNRHRHLDLLSWWPVSEDDPTVMNSLPEDGLILNIIVHDIWKRSNVPSSLLAEIYAKVDSRKDGTLDRKSFIVGMWLVDQCLYGRKLPNVVEQCVWDSVDRYASTTVVPVSTLKAMAKQKKKQMKEEIKNIKKENRVVLVDHNSTS, translated from the coding sequence ATGAGGCTTTCATTCAACAAACAACGCCATCACGGCGGAACAACAGTAGCTTTGACTGAACAAGGAGCTTCCGATTCTCTGCATGCTGCGCAGGCTATCTTCCAGAACCACTCCACTGAGGGAACCAGGCCATGCCCTCCATTTACGGTGAACACAAATGCTCAAACAAGGACGTCTGGACCATCGCTACCGAGGCaaagacaacaagaacaaaagaaggCACGCATACGAACGAAACAGGTACCGACcatcaaaacaacaacGCCCAACGGTGTTGAGCTGCCAAGAGCGCACACACCAGAAACCATAAATAGAGACAATGCCATTAACGCTGCTCAAATGGCTGCGGCTTTAGCACACTCACAATCGAAACTAAATTCAGACAATAATCACCTCAATTCTTCTCCGGTAGACACGATAAGAGTATCGGGGACTCCTAAATCGAGTGTTCCGCTGGGTCTTCATTCACGCTcatattcaagaaatgcCTCTAATGATTCATTAACGCTTGGCCAAAGGACTCCCGAGAATGACTCTCATGAAAACTTGATCAGCCCACCTAGTTCTAGCAGAAGGCTATCCTCATGTTCTGGGGACCCTACCATTAATAAGGAAAGCGCTAAGTTTGTACTTAAATATAGACCATTACCACCTTTGCAGCCATCGTTGACCGATAACAGTCTTCAgaacgaaaacgaaaatatGTCATCAGTTAGCATTGACTCCAAGTATAGTCTCAATGTGGACACTTCAGACGTCGCTTCAAACAGGTCGCAAACAAGTCTGTCTCAAACAATCAACCAGCTCTCGCTTTATGAGTCAGAACCTTCCATTGCAAGCTCAAGTACTACTACTACCGCTAATAACCAAGGAGGTGGATTGCAAAATCTGGTCCCAAATTACTCATCTGAtatgaggaagaagaaactggTCAGCAAGTTCAAACGGAAAGTATTTGGCGCTAAACCCAAAAATTCGTCTTCGCAATACGAAATGGACGCACACGACGACGAGCACCAGCAACAGCAGTCCTCTATGAAATTTAGAACAACGCTACGCAAAAGTTCTGTGAGCACAAATACTGAAAATGATCAGGTGAAAAAACTGGGGGCTGGAAACGTGAAGTACAAGTACAACCCTGACAGCGACACGTATGATTTCTACGCTGACACCGATTCTGATTCGGGATCGGATCCAAATCAGGACACTTTATCGAAGCCTCGTAAAAGAGATAGAATTAAAAGGAAGATCAAGAAGTCTGCCAATAAAACAACACATCATAGGCCCATTCATCGCACTAGGAACCAGAAATTTAATGAGGACAAACCTTGGAAATCCCATACAGATATAACCTTTGTCACTGACAGTGAAAGAAAGCGCTATGAAAGCATGTGGGTGAGCAATAGACACCGCCATCTAGATTTGTTAAGCTGGTGGCCCGTCTCTGAGGACGATCCCACTGTAATGAACTCTCTACCGGAAGACGGGTTGATCCTGAACATTATCGTCCACGATATTTGGAAGCGCTCCAATGTTCCCAGTAGTTTACTGGCGGAGATTTACGCAAAGGTGGACTCAAGAAAGGATGGTACGCTGGACAGAAAATCATTCATCGTGGGGATGTGGCTCGTCGATCAGTGCCTGTACGGTAGAAAACTGCCCAACGTTGTCGAGCAATGTGTTTGGGACAGTGTGGATAGATATGCATCAACCACGGTAGTACCAGTAAGCACACTCAAGGCAATGGccaagcaaaaaaagaaacaaatgaaggaagaaatcaagaacatcaaaaaagaaaatagagtCGTTCTTGTAGACCATAATAGCACATCGTGA
- the VPS51 gene encoding Vps51p codes for MAEQISHKKSLRINNLNKDRRLLLREFYNLKNDPNEGKQDASTEGDTSGRHSRDEHGTDVNESAEENADELVQNDGLGVAVEDRNEGKQQISEEIQKLPFKSLVQIHNKLLGKETETNNSIKNTIYENYYDLIKVNDLLKEITDANKDQVSKLKQTVETLIKEL; via the coding sequence ATGGCAGAACAGATCAGCCACAAGAAGTCCCTGAGGATTAACAACTTAAACAAGGATAGAAGGTTACTGTTGAGAGAGTTCTacaacttgaaaaatgacCCAAACGAGGGTAAACAAGACGCGAGCACAGAGGGTGATACTAGCGGACGCCACTCCCGGGATGAGCACGGTACAGATGTAAATGAAAGtgcagaagaaaatgctgACGAGCTGGTGCAGAATGACGGTTTGGGAGTAGCTGTTGAGGACCGAAACGAGGGGAAACAACAAATAAGCGAAGAGATACAGAAGCTGCCCTTCAAGAGTCTTGTCCAGATCCACAACAAGCTTCTAGGCAAGGAGACGGAGACTAATAACTCCATAAAGAACACTATTTACGAAAACTATTACGATCTGATAAAAGTTAACGATCTTCTCAAAGAGATTACTGACGCCAACAAAGATCAAGTGAGCAAGCTAAAACAAACGGTAGAGACGTTGATTAAGGAGCTGTGA
- the ALY1 gene encoding Aly1p — translation MLQPKTENETVAPVFAMEQDINAAPDAVPLVQTTTLQVFVKLAEPIVFLKGFESNGLSEIAPSILRGSLIVRVLKPNKLKSISITFKGISRTEWPEGIPPKREEFSDVETVVNHTWPFYQADDHMNSFTLEDHNFNNSSNRPSISEEDHILEMSGASIYFPPTMEPIKGNSNLSLDAYERNSLSSDHLSNKPVSSDISNDDKSLLATQKASVPSYSRRGSVPANFHGNALSPSNFISDLFTRTFSNSGATPSPDQEDNSITLFKDTKDVFVFKPGDYIYTFEQPISQSYPESIKANFGSVEYKLSINIERFGTFKSSVHAQLPIKIVRLPSDGSVEETEAIAISKDWKDLLHYDVVIFSKEIVLNAFLPIDFHFSPLDKVTLHRIRIYLTESVEYTCSSNGNRAKARRLEPTKKFLLAEHNGPKLSHISAGSNPLKAKNRGNILLDEKSGDLVNKDFQFEVFIPSKFTNSIRLHPDTNYDKIKAHHWIKICLRLSKKYGDNRKHFEITIDSPIHILNQLCSHANTLLPSYESHFQYPETKNDSAAPTIDQQSQFNSAPTHHDSNFFFPKEILSSPVLSPIVQKTNIRIPSDLPVVRNRAESAEKKDPDKLSKEMAQNGNVFASKQLMANIYKPNQIQRELTSPQALPLSPIASPILNYQPFSNSPPPDFDFDSAGHDISSENNIPIDPPTYSDVLKADGIDLPCYDTSSSRIPELKLNKSRETLASIEEDSFNGWSQIDDLSDEDDNDGDIASGFNFKLSNNVSSENVSSHTPILQSLNMSLDGRKKNRTNLHAPSVLPSTIRQNNQHFNDINQMLGSDDDGASLKWQSPNSKRSSLQQNSNTVKVQSSINKKLPILKINDNIIERKSSDKLEDPEDIVDSSVDITAFYDPGMSSDSKFDWELAKNHVDPTSYSVNVASDNQVMDDFKEAFREKKGK, via the coding sequence ATGCTACAACCTAAGACAGAAAATGAGACTGTAGCTCCAGTGTTCGCCATGGAGCAAGATATAAACGCTGCACCTGATGCCGTCCCATTGGTGCAGACAACAACATTGCAGGTCTTTGTGAAACTTGCCGAGCCCATAGTGTTCTTGAAAGGGTTCGAGTCTAATGGATTGTCTGAAATAGCCCCCAGTATCTTAAGAGGATCTCTTATCGTCAGAGTGTTAAAGCcaaacaaattgaaaagcaTATCGATAACGTTCAAAGGGATTTCCAGAACAGAATGGCCGGAAGGTATACCCCCCAAGAGGGAAGAGTTCTCAGATGTAGAGACTGTTGTTAATCACACTTGGCCATTTTATCAGGCAGATGATCATATGAACTCTTTCACTTTAGAGGATCATAACTTCAACAACTCATCCAATCGCCCATCTATAAGTGAAGAAGACCATATACTAGAGATGAGTGGTGCTTCAATATATTTTCCACCAACCATGGAACCAATCAAAGGTAACAGTAATCTGAGTCTGGATGCGTATGAGCGCAACTCACTCTCATCGGATCATTTGAGCAACAAGCCTGTATCAAGTGATATATCTAACGATGACAAAAGTCTTTTGGCAACCCAAAAGGCCTCGGTTCCCTCATATAGCCGTAGAGGATCGGTGCCGGCGAATTTCCATGGCAATGCACTGTCACCATCCAACTTTATATCCGATTTATTCACAAGAACATTTAGTAATAGTGGTGCCACTCCAAGCCCGGACCAAGAAGACAATAGCATTACCTTATTCAAAGACACGAAAGacgtttttgtttttaaaCCTGGTGATTATATTTATACTTTTGAGCAACCAATATCACAATCCTATCCTGAGAGTATTAAGGCGAATTTCGGTTCCGTGGAGTATAAACTGTCAATTAACATCGAACGGTTTGGTACCTTCAAATCCAGTGTACATGCCCAGTTGCCTATTAAAATCGTAAGGCTTCCCTCTGACGGATCCGTGGAAGAAACCGAAGCTATTGCAATTTCCAAGGATTGGAAGGATCTTCTACATTATGACGTGGTCATTTTCTCAAAGGAAATTGTTTTGAATGCATTCTTGCCCATTGATTTCCATTTTTCTCCACTGGATAAAGTTACTCTACATCGGATAAGAATATATCTAACCGAATCTGTCGAATACACGTGTAGTAGCAACGGTAATCGTGCGAAGGCTCGTCGACTGGAACCAACcaaaaagtttttgttAGCTGAACACAATGGCCCAAAACTATCACATATTTCTGCTGGTTCGAATCCATTAAAAGCCAAAAATAGGGGAAACATCCTGTTAGATGAAAAATCAGGCGATTTAGTTAACAAggattttcaatttgaagTATTTATACCAAGCAAATTCACAAATAGCATACGGTTACATCCCGATACAAATTACGATAAAATTAAAGCACACCATTGGATAAAGATTTGTTTACGtctttccaagaaataCGGAGACAATAGAAAACATTTCGAAATCACTATTGATTCGCCAATTCACATACTGAATCAATTATGCTCTCACGCAAATACCTTATTACCAAGCTATGAAAgccattttcaatatcccGAAACGAAGAACGATTCCGCCGCACCAACAATAGACCAACAAAGTCAGTTCAATAGTGCGCCAACTCATCATGactcaaattttttcttcccaaaggaaattttatcatcaCCCGTTCTTTCACCAATTGTGCAGAAAACCAACATCAGAATACCGTCTGATCTCCCGGTCGTACGTAACAGAGCTGAAAGTGCAGAGAAAAAGGATCCGGATAAGCTTTCCAAGGAGATGGCCCAGAACGGTAATGTCTTCGCCTCCAAACAACTAATGGCAAACATTTACAAACCTaatcaaattcaaagagaatTGACTTCCCCTCAGGCCTTACCGCTGTCTCCCATTGCTTCGCCAATACTGAACTATCAACCATTTTCGAATTCACCCCCACcagattttgattttgattcaGCCGGGCATGATATTAGCAGtgaaaataatattccTATAGACCCTCCAACATATTCCGATGTCTTAAAGGCTGATGGCATTGATTTACCATGTTATGATACCAGTTCATCTAGGATTCCAGAACTTAAGCTGAATAAATCTAGAGAAACATTGGCTAGCATCGAGGAGGACTCCTTTAACGGGTGGTCACAAATCGATGACTTatctgatgaagatgataatgaCGGCGATATAGCATCCGGGtttaatttcaaattatcaaaTAATGTTTCGAGTGAAAATGTAAGTTCACACACTCCTATTTTACAATCTTTAAACATGAGTCTCGATgggagaaagaaaaatcgcACCAATCTACATGCACCGTCAGTGTTACCAAGTACCATAAGACAAAATAATCAACATTTTAATGATATAAATCAAATGCTAGGtagtgatgatgatggcGCTTCCCTGAAATGGCAATCACCAAACTCAAAAAGATCATCGTTACAACAAAACTCAAATACAGTCAAAGTACAGAGTTCCATCAACAAGAAACTACCTATTCTCAAAATAAATGATAACATCATTGAACGGAAGAGTAGTGACAAACTTGAGGATCCCGAAGACATCGTTGATTCTTCAGTGGACATCACAGCATTTTACGATCCAGGGATGTCATCGGATTCTAAATTCGATTGGGAATTAGCGAAGAATCACGTAGACCCGACGAGCTATTCCGTAAATGTTGCTAGTGACAATCAAGTAATGGACGACTTTAAGGAAGCATTTCGCGAAAAGAAAGGTAAATAG